A single window of Microbispora hainanensis DNA harbors:
- a CDS encoding SAM-dependent methyltransferase: MADETPAAAKLDTSVPHPARVYDYWLGGKDNFEADRAVAEAVKAASPGVVQGARDNRAFLGRAVRFLAEQGITQFLDIGTGIPTQGNTHEVAQSVNPAARVVYVDNDPIVMVHARALLRSAPEGRTAYIEADLRDPDAILKHPDTLATLDFDQPIAVVIVGTLMFIKDEDDPFGVVRRYTDAVVPGSYLAVTHVTGDFAPESLEAFAEAYNTGPVPLTLRTGAEIARFFDGFELVEPGLVAVGEWRPDPDEIPFLTGRVHGGYGAVGRKL, encoded by the coding sequence ATGGCCGACGAAACCCCCGCTGCCGCGAAGCTCGACACCTCGGTGCCGCATCCCGCCCGGGTGTACGACTACTGGCTGGGCGGCAAGGACAACTTCGAAGCCGACCGCGCGGTCGCCGAAGCGGTGAAGGCCGCCTCTCCCGGGGTCGTCCAGGGCGCCCGGGACAATCGGGCGTTCCTCGGCCGGGCCGTACGGTTCCTCGCGGAGCAGGGGATCACCCAGTTCCTCGACATCGGCACCGGCATTCCGACCCAGGGCAACACCCACGAGGTCGCCCAGTCCGTGAATCCGGCGGCCAGGGTCGTCTACGTCGACAACGACCCGATCGTGATGGTCCACGCCCGCGCGCTGCTGCGCAGCGCGCCGGAGGGCAGGACCGCCTACATCGAGGCCGATCTGCGCGACCCCGACGCCATCCTCAAGCACCCCGACACGCTGGCGACGCTCGACTTCGACCAGCCGATCGCCGTGGTCATCGTGGGCACGCTCATGTTCATCAAGGACGAGGACGACCCGTTCGGCGTCGTCAGGCGCTACACCGACGCGGTCGTGCCCGGCAGTTACCTCGCCGTCACCCACGTCACCGGCGACTTCGCCCCCGAGAGCCTGGAGGCCTTCGCCGAGGCGTACAACACCGGGCCCGTGCCGCTCACCTTGCGTACCGGCGCGGAGATCGCCCGGTTCTTCGACGGCTTCGAGCTCGTGGAGCCCGGCCTGGTGGCGGTCGGCGAGTGGCGCCCGGACCCGGACGAGATCCCCTTCCTGACCGGCCGCGTGCACGGCGGGTACGGGGCCGTGGGCAGGAAGCTCTGA
- a CDS encoding MFS transporter has product MRGRGPAGSLWRHRDFMLLWSGHTVSLFGSQISWIALPMVAVAGLRATTFEVAVLGAMGTLPSLVVSLPAGVLADRHRRRCLMIACDAGSALAMASVPIAAVVGRVTMTQLYVVTLVVGALGVVFGTASGSLTPVLLGGDRLTDGNAKMNTARGLAEMAGPSVGGFLVGLVGAARAVAADALSYAVSAVALASMRLREPKPERTPHRGRFLGEIAEGLRFVLAHPVLRVLALSGAVSAVLLRGISSMWLLYVVRELGWSPRAAGLVYGLSLVGGVAGSMAAGRVTARFGMGRVIVLGAALSAPFELVTPLVPPGLAGQWTVGLVFTFLTAAGMVQTTAAQTARQSLCPPGMLGRMNGSTHFMRAGLLPLGPLLAGALGTWIGLRPALIILGSATLLWPLLLSLSPVRALDGKRP; this is encoded by the coding sequence GTGCGCGGGCGAGGGCCGGCCGGGTCGCTGTGGCGGCACCGGGACTTCATGTTGCTGTGGAGCGGCCACACGGTGAGCCTGTTCGGCTCGCAGATCAGCTGGATCGCCCTGCCGATGGTCGCGGTCGCCGGGCTGCGCGCCACCACGTTCGAAGTGGCGGTGCTGGGGGCCATGGGCACGCTGCCGTCGCTGGTCGTGTCGCTGCCTGCCGGCGTGCTGGCCGATCGTCACCGCAGGCGGTGCCTCATGATCGCCTGTGACGCCGGGTCGGCGCTGGCCATGGCGTCGGTGCCGATCGCCGCCGTCGTGGGCCGGGTCACGATGACCCAGCTCTACGTGGTCACGCTGGTCGTCGGCGCGCTCGGCGTGGTCTTCGGCACCGCGTCAGGCAGCCTGACGCCGGTGCTGCTCGGCGGCGACAGGCTCACCGACGGCAACGCCAAGATGAACACCGCGCGCGGTCTCGCCGAGATGGCCGGGCCGAGCGTCGGAGGCTTCCTGGTCGGCCTCGTCGGCGCCGCCCGCGCGGTCGCCGCGGACGCCCTCTCGTACGCCGTGAGCGCCGTGGCCCTGGCGTCGATGCGCCTGCGGGAGCCGAAGCCCGAGCGCACACCGCACCGCGGGCGCTTCCTCGGTGAGATCGCCGAGGGGCTCCGGTTCGTGCTCGCCCATCCTGTGCTGCGCGTGCTCGCCCTCTCCGGGGCGGTCAGCGCCGTGCTGCTGCGCGGGATCAGCTCGATGTGGCTGCTGTACGTCGTGCGGGAGCTGGGCTGGAGCCCCCGGGCGGCCGGGCTCGTCTACGGCCTGAGCCTTGTCGGCGGGGTCGCCGGGAGCATGGCGGCCGGGCGGGTGACGGCCCGGTTCGGCATGGGTCGCGTGATCGTCCTGGGCGCTGCGCTGTCGGCCCCGTTCGAGCTGGTCACCCCCCTCGTGCCGCCCGGCCTGGCCGGCCAGTGGACCGTCGGGCTGGTCTTCACCTTCCTGACGGCCGCAGGGATGGTCCAGACGACCGCGGCCCAGACCGCGCGCCAGTCGCTGTGCCCGCCCGGCATGCTCGGCCGGATGAACGGCTCCACCCACTTCATGCGGGCGGGCCTGCTGCCGCTCGGGCCGCTGCTGGCCGGCGCCCTGGGCACCTGGATCGGCCTGCGCCCCGCCCTGATCATCCTGGGCTCCGCCACCCTGCTGTGGCCGCTCCTGCTGTCCCTGTCACCCGTACGCGCATTGGATGGGAAACGACCATGA
- a CDS encoding bifunctional [glutamine synthetase] adenylyltransferase/[glutamine synthetase]-adenylyl-L-tyrosine phosphorylase: MNAAPRIQTTAGRLAALGFADGARAERLLDELGPEAVGDLALLDDLVRAADPDLALTTLSRLVERDPSVLGAFRADPDLRRRLLGVFGLSAALGEHVVRHPECLPSIQWTRWPTLGDLREEMLLAVGADPDASEPVAELMAGGVVAGPGTPAMDALRVAYRNRLLHLASRDVAGECTLAEVAAALADLASAALEAALAIARAEVPDAGDVRLAVIGMGKCGARELNYISDVDVVFVAEPKEGVDETKALQIATRLAQGMMRACSASTPEGALWEVDANLRPEGKMGPLVRSMESHLTYYRRWAKTWEFQALLKARPVAGDLELGQQYVAAVNELVWQAAARPKFVEDVQAMRRRVEAHVPAGEADRQIKLGPGGLRDIEFAVQLLQLVHGRSDPLLRRRATLSALAALSRGGYVGRDDAKALAEAYTFLRQVEHMLQLHRLRRTHVVPSDTADLRRLGRGLGMTTDPVGEFTTTWKRHALEVRRLHEKLFYRPLLQAVARLPETEARLSAAAATARLQALGYADPEGALRHIAALTSGVSRRAAIQRTLLPVMLGWFADAPDPDAGLLGFRQVSDKLGATPWYLRLLRDETAVAERLAHLLGTSKYVTALLLHAPEAVAMLGSPAELAVRPAATLAAEAAAAVSRHAEDAETAVAAVRALRRRELLRTACADLSGLIDIEEVGQALSSLNDVTIQAALDTAINKVTLERRAPFPTRMAVIAMGRLGGLESSYASDADVMFVHAPLPGVADRDATDAAHAVAEETRRLLALPAPDPPLQIDAGLRPEGRQGPLVRTIASYRAYYDRWASHWEAQALLRARFCAGDPELGREFIALVDPLRYPAGGISADAVREIRKLKARMEAERLPRGADPALHTKLGRGGLSDVEWVAQLIQLRHAGATPALRTTRTLDALRAAAAEGLLDPADEEVLAQAWLFASRIRDALMLVRGRASDSIPTSVKERVLLARALGYPPEGTEDFVEDYRRATRRARAVVERVFYED; the protein is encoded by the coding sequence GTGAACGCCGCGCCTCGGATACAGACGACGGCAGGGCGCCTGGCGGCGCTCGGATTCGCCGACGGCGCGCGGGCCGAACGGCTGCTCGACGAGCTCGGCCCCGAGGCGGTCGGCGATCTCGCCCTGCTCGACGACCTCGTCAGGGCCGCGGACCCGGATCTGGCGCTGACCACCCTGAGCCGTCTGGTCGAGCGGGACCCGAGCGTGCTCGGGGCGTTCCGCGCCGACCCCGACCTGCGTCGCAGGCTGCTCGGCGTGTTCGGGCTCAGCGCGGCGCTCGGTGAGCACGTCGTGCGGCACCCGGAGTGCCTGCCGTCGATCCAGTGGACGCGCTGGCCCACGCTCGGCGATCTGCGCGAGGAGATGCTGCTCGCGGTCGGGGCCGACCCGGACGCGTCCGAACCCGTGGCCGAGCTCATGGCAGGCGGAGTCGTCGCCGGGCCGGGCACGCCGGCGATGGACGCGCTGCGCGTCGCCTACCGCAACCGCCTGCTGCACCTGGCGTCGCGCGACGTGGCCGGCGAGTGCACGCTCGCCGAGGTCGCCGCCGCGCTGGCCGACCTCGCCTCGGCCGCGCTGGAGGCCGCGCTCGCCATCGCCAGGGCCGAGGTGCCCGACGCGGGCGACGTACGGCTGGCCGTCATCGGCATGGGCAAGTGCGGGGCCCGCGAGCTGAACTACATCTCCGACGTCGACGTCGTCTTCGTGGCCGAGCCCAAGGAGGGCGTCGACGAGACCAAGGCGCTGCAGATCGCCACCCGCCTCGCGCAGGGCATGATGCGGGCCTGCTCGGCGAGCACCCCCGAGGGCGCGCTGTGGGAGGTGGACGCCAACCTGCGCCCCGAGGGCAAGATGGGCCCGCTCGTGCGCAGCATGGAAAGCCACCTGACCTACTACCGGCGGTGGGCCAAGACCTGGGAGTTCCAGGCGCTGCTCAAGGCGCGCCCGGTCGCGGGCGACCTGGAGCTCGGCCAGCAGTACGTCGCCGCGGTCAACGAGCTGGTCTGGCAGGCCGCCGCCCGGCCCAAGTTCGTGGAGGACGTGCAGGCCATGCGCCGCCGCGTGGAGGCGCATGTGCCCGCGGGCGAGGCCGACCGGCAGATCAAGCTCGGGCCGGGCGGGCTGCGGGACATCGAGTTCGCCGTCCAGCTCCTCCAGCTCGTGCACGGCCGTTCCGACCCGCTGCTGCGCCGCCGGGCCACGCTGTCGGCCCTCGCCGCCCTGTCCAGGGGCGGCTACGTCGGGCGTGATGACGCCAAGGCGCTCGCCGAGGCCTACACCTTCCTGCGCCAGGTCGAGCACATGCTCCAGCTCCACCGACTGCGCCGCACCCACGTGGTGCCGTCGGACACCGCCGACCTGCGGCGGCTCGGCCGGGGCCTGGGCATGACGACCGACCCGGTGGGGGAGTTCACCACAACGTGGAAGCGGCACGCGCTGGAGGTGCGGCGGCTCCACGAGAAGCTGTTCTACCGCCCGCTGCTGCAGGCCGTGGCCCGGCTGCCGGAGACCGAGGCCCGCCTGTCCGCGGCCGCGGCCACCGCGCGGCTGCAGGCGCTCGGCTACGCCGACCCCGAGGGCGCGCTGCGGCACATCGCCGCGCTCACCAGCGGTGTCTCCCGCCGGGCGGCCATCCAGCGGACGCTGCTGCCGGTCATGCTCGGCTGGTTCGCCGACGCCCCCGACCCCGACGCCGGCCTGCTCGGCTTCCGCCAGGTGAGCGACAAGCTCGGCGCCACGCCGTGGTATCTGCGCCTGCTGCGCGACGAGACCGCCGTGGCCGAGCGCCTCGCCCACCTGCTCGGCACCAGCAAATACGTCACCGCTTTACTGCTGCACGCCCCCGAGGCCGTCGCGATGCTGGGCTCGCCCGCCGAGCTGGCCGTACGGCCCGCGGCGACGCTCGCCGCCGAGGCCGCCGCCGCGGTGAGCCGCCACGCGGAGGACGCCGAGACCGCCGTCGCCGCCGTGCGGGCGCTGCGCCGCAGGGAGCTGCTCCGCACGGCCTGCGCCGACCTGTCGGGGCTGATCGACATCGAGGAGGTCGGCCAGGCCCTCTCGTCGTTGAACGACGTCACGATCCAGGCGGCGCTCGACACGGCGATCAACAAGGTCACGCTGGAACGGCGCGCTCCGTTCCCGACGCGGATGGCCGTCATCGCCATGGGCCGCCTCGGCGGCCTGGAGAGCTCCTACGCCAGCGACGCCGACGTCATGTTCGTGCACGCGCCGCTGCCGGGGGTGGCCGACAGGGACGCGACCGACGCCGCACACGCGGTGGCCGAGGAGACGCGCAGGCTGCTCGCGCTGCCCGCGCCCGACCCGCCGCTGCAGATCGACGCGGGCCTGCGGCCGGAGGGACGGCAGGGGCCGCTCGTGCGCACGATCGCCTCCTATCGGGCCTACTACGACCGCTGGGCCTCGCACTGGGAGGCCCAGGCGCTGCTGCGGGCCCGGTTCTGCGCGGGCGACCCCGAGCTCGGCCGTGAGTTCATCGCGCTCGTCGATCCGCTGCGCTACCCGGCCGGGGGCATCTCCGCGGACGCCGTACGCGAGATCCGCAAGCTCAAGGCGCGCATGGAGGCCGAGCGGCTGCCGCGCGGGGCCGATCCCGCCCTGCACACCAAGCTCGGCAGGGGCGGGCTGAGCGACGTGGAGTGGGTGGCCCAGCTCATCCAGTTGCGGCACGCGGGCGCCACCCCCGCGCTGCGTACGACGCGCACTCTCGACGCGCTGCGCGCGGCGGCGGCGGAGGGCCTGCTCGACCCGGCCGACGAGGAGGTGCTCGCGCAGGCGTGGCTGTTCGCGTCACGCATCCGCGACGCCCTCATGCTGGTGCGCGGTCGGGCGTCCGACAGCATCCCGACCTCGGTCAAGGAGCGCGTGCTGCTCGCGCGGGCGCTCGGCTATCCCCCCGAGGGCACCGAGGACTTCGTCGAGGACTACCGGCGCGCCACCCGGCGGGCCCGGGCCGTGGTGGAGCGCGTTTTCTACGAGGACTGA
- a CDS encoding alpha/beta hydrolase yields MNIDEVAVPGGRLRIARFGDGPRLIIAAHGITASLMAWRAVADALPPGWSLVAVDLRGRGHSADLPGPYGLDRHAEDLERVAEHVGADGTSVLTGHSMGAYVAALHGAHRRYAKVVLVDGGLPLPLPPGADPDEVLEATLGPAIARLSQTYPSVDAYLGFFRAHPALANDWSPLIEEYVRYDAAGPDDAVRSRAREDAVRQDGRWLLTEHEAIGTALKGIEPAPLLLRAPRGLLNQDVGMLPDDLTERWTAELPGLRDEVVPDCNHYTILFDPRCAAVVAARLTE; encoded by the coding sequence ATGAACATCGATGAGGTCGCCGTCCCCGGCGGACGGCTGCGGATCGCCAGGTTCGGCGACGGTCCCCGCCTGATCATCGCGGCGCACGGCATCACCGCCTCCCTCATGGCGTGGCGGGCGGTCGCCGACGCGCTGCCACCCGGCTGGTCGCTGGTCGCCGTGGACCTGCGCGGGCGCGGCCACAGCGCCGATCTGCCCGGCCCGTACGGCCTGGACCGGCACGCCGAAGACCTGGAACGCGTCGCCGAGCACGTGGGCGCGGACGGCACGAGCGTGCTCACCGGGCACTCGATGGGCGCCTACGTCGCGGCGCTGCACGGCGCGCACCGGCGTTACGCCAAGGTCGTGCTCGTGGACGGCGGCCTGCCGCTGCCGCTGCCGCCCGGCGCCGACCCCGACGAGGTGCTGGAGGCGACGCTCGGCCCGGCCATCGCCCGGCTCTCCCAGACCTATCCGAGCGTGGACGCCTACCTCGGCTTCTTCCGCGCCCACCCCGCGCTCGCGAACGACTGGTCCCCGCTCATCGAGGAGTACGTCCGCTATGACGCCGCCGGGCCGGACGACGCCGTCCGCTCACGCGCCCGCGAGGACGCCGTACGGCAGGACGGCCGCTGGCTGCTCACCGAGCACGAGGCGATCGGGACGGCGCTGAAGGGCATCGAGCCGGCGCCGCTGCTGCTCCGCGCGCCGCGGGGGCTGCTGAACCAGGACGTCGGGATGCTCCCGGACGACCTGACCGAGCGGTGGACGGCCGAGCTGCCCGGCCTGCGCGACGAGGTCGTGCCGGACTGCAACCACTACACGATCCTGTTCGACCCCCGCTGCGCCGCGGTCGTCGCCGCCCGCCTCACGGAGTGA
- a CDS encoding YybH family protein, which yields MPTRREEDEATIRRHIGRVVEGIRAKDLDALRRLYATDVVSFDVEPPLQHVGIDAKLKNWAKVFAVFEEVDYEVRDLTLAVGDDVAFGHCFGRLSGTLANGTATNGIWVRGTFCFRKTGGEWLIVHDQASVPLDIASGRGVTDLEP from the coding sequence ATGCCTACGCGACGCGAGGAAGACGAAGCCACGATCAGGCGGCACATCGGCAGGGTCGTCGAAGGGATCCGGGCCAAAGATCTCGACGCACTGAGGCGGCTCTACGCGACGGACGTCGTGTCCTTCGACGTCGAGCCGCCGCTGCAACACGTCGGGATCGACGCGAAGCTGAAGAACTGGGCGAAAGTGTTCGCGGTCTTCGAGGAGGTCGATTACGAGGTGCGCGACCTGACCCTCGCCGTGGGCGACGACGTGGCGTTCGGGCACTGCTTCGGCCGGCTCAGCGGCACGCTGGCGAACGGGACGGCGACGAACGGCATATGGGTCCGGGGCACCTTCTGCTTCCGGAAGACCGGCGGCGAGTGGCTGATCGTGCACGACCAGGCTTCTGTGCCGCTCGACATCGCCAGCGGCCGAGGAGTGACCGACCTCGAACCCTGA
- a CDS encoding type 1 glutamine amidotransferase, whose translation MGERLTVIEHEAEAGLGFFAGWLGAAGVETEVVRPYKGEPVPERAPGGLLVLGGAAAAWDDEGYAWLPATRALIARAVDEGVPTLGICLGAQLMTMACGGTVERGGAGLEIGLGEIEPLPEAAADPLLSTLPSASRNGPVRAIQYHYDAMTTLPEGAVRLATGARYPNQAYRLGDRAWAVQFHPEATPEIFASWTEGGELPPERAAELNAQVGAAGDELRRTWRPLAEAFAAQLTRS comes from the coding sequence ATGGGTGAACGTCTGACCGTCATCGAGCACGAGGCCGAGGCCGGCCTGGGCTTCTTCGCGGGGTGGCTGGGGGCCGCCGGAGTCGAGACCGAGGTTGTCCGGCCGTACAAGGGGGAGCCGGTGCCCGAGCGCGCCCCCGGCGGGCTGCTGGTGCTCGGCGGCGCCGCGGCGGCCTGGGACGACGAGGGCTACGCCTGGCTGCCCGCGACCAGGGCCCTGATCGCCCGTGCCGTGGACGAGGGCGTGCCGACGCTCGGCATCTGCCTCGGCGCCCAGCTCATGACCATGGCCTGCGGCGGGACCGTCGAGCGCGGCGGCGCGGGCCTGGAGATCGGCCTGGGGGAGATCGAGCCGCTGCCCGAGGCCGCCGCCGACCCGCTGCTTTCCACGTTGCCGTCCGCGTCGCGGAACGGGCCGGTCCGGGCGATCCAGTATCACTACGACGCCATGACCACCCTGCCCGAGGGCGCCGTACGGCTGGCCACCGGCGCGCGCTACCCCAACCAGGCGTACCGGCTCGGCGACCGGGCGTGGGCCGTGCAGTTCCACCCCGAGGCCACGCCCGAGATCTTCGCCTCCTGGACCGAGGGAGGGGAGCTGCCGCCCGAGCGGGCCGCGGAGCTGAACGCGCAGGTCGGGGCCGCCGGAGACGAGCTGAGGCGCACCTGGAGGCCGCTCGCCGAGGCGTTCGCGGCCCAGCTCACCCGGAGCTGA
- a CDS encoding NADPH-dependent FMN reductase: protein MTKIGIILGSTRPGRRGEQVATWVHERAARRTDAEFAVVDLLDHPLPHLDEPTPAMLSAGRYQHEHTRAWADTIASFDGFVIVTPEYNHSAPGVLKDALDHLYAEWNNKATGFVSYGIAGGARAVEQLRLVCGALQMADVAPQVALPLQTEFEDYTVFRPGPHSAGALDMLLDHVVAWSTALAPLRAATPVTVTSA, encoded by the coding sequence ATGACGAAGATCGGGATCATACTCGGCAGCACCCGCCCCGGCCGCAGGGGCGAGCAGGTCGCCACCTGGGTCCACGAGAGGGCCGCACGCCGCACCGACGCCGAGTTCGCGGTGGTCGACCTGCTCGACCACCCGTTGCCGCACCTCGACGAGCCGACACCGGCGATGCTGTCAGCGGGCCGGTATCAGCACGAGCACACCAGGGCCTGGGCGGACACCATCGCCTCTTTCGACGGGTTCGTCATCGTCACTCCCGAATACAACCATTCGGCTCCCGGCGTGCTCAAGGACGCCCTCGACCACCTGTACGCCGAGTGGAACAACAAGGCCACCGGGTTCGTCTCGTACGGCATCGCGGGCGGCGCCCGCGCGGTCGAGCAGTTGCGGCTGGTCTGCGGGGCGTTGCAGATGGCGGACGTGGCCCCGCAGGTCGCGCTGCCGCTGCAGACCGAGTTCGAGGACTACACCGTCTTCAGGCCGGGCCCGCACAGCGCCGGCGCGCTCGACATGCTGCTGGACCACGTCGTCGCCTGGAGCACCGCCTTGGCGCCGCTGCGCGCCGCCACCCCGGTCACCGTCACCTCGGCCTGA
- the glnA gene encoding type I glutamate--ammonia ligase, which produces MDRQQEFVLRTLEERDIRFIRLWFTDVLGFLKSVAIAPAELEGAFAEGIGFDGSAIEGFSRVYESDMLAKPDPATFQILPWRSESPGAARMFCDILMPDGSPSHADPRFVLKRTLAKAADMGFTFYTHPEVEFFLLRNRPEKGDKPEPIDDGGYFDHTPHSAGHDFRRNAIMMLESMGISVEFSHHEGAPGQQEIDLRYADALTTADNIMTFRLVMKEVALEQGVWASFMPKPFTDFPGSGMHTHMSLFEGDRNAFYEPGADYQLSKIGRSFIGGLLRHAAEITAVCNQWVNSYKRLWGGAEAIAGAGGEAPAYICWGHNNRSALVRVPMYKPHKGGSTRIEFRSVDSSCNPYLAFAVILAAGLKGIEEGYEMPPGAEDDVWALTSAERRALGIQPLPQSLDEAISAMEHSELVAETLGEHVFDYFLRNKRAEWQDYRRQVTEFELGRYLPVL; this is translated from the coding sequence TTGGACCGCCAGCAGGAATTCGTGCTCCGCACGCTCGAAGAGCGAGACATCCGGTTCATCCGGCTGTGGTTCACCGACGTGCTCGGTTTCCTGAAGTCGGTGGCGATCGCGCCGGCCGAGCTGGAGGGCGCCTTCGCCGAGGGCATCGGCTTCGACGGCTCGGCGATCGAGGGCTTCTCGCGGGTCTACGAGTCGGACATGCTGGCCAAGCCCGACCCGGCGACGTTCCAGATCCTGCCGTGGCGCAGTGAGTCGCCGGGCGCCGCCCGCATGTTCTGCGACATCCTGATGCCGGACGGCTCGCCGTCGCACGCCGACCCCCGCTTCGTGCTCAAGCGGACGCTGGCCAAGGCGGCCGACATGGGCTTCACGTTCTACACCCACCCCGAGGTGGAGTTCTTCCTGCTCCGCAACCGGCCGGAGAAGGGCGACAAGCCCGAGCCCATCGACGACGGCGGCTACTTCGACCACACGCCGCACAGCGCGGGCCACGACTTCCGCCGCAACGCGATCATGATGCTGGAGTCGATGGGCATCTCGGTGGAGTTCAGCCACCACGAGGGCGCGCCGGGCCAGCAGGAGATCGACCTCCGCTACGCCGACGCGCTGACCACGGCCGACAACATCATGACGTTCCGGCTGGTCATGAAGGAGGTGGCGCTGGAGCAGGGGGTGTGGGCCTCGTTCATGCCCAAGCCGTTCACCGACTTCCCCGGGTCGGGCATGCACACCCACATGTCGCTGTTCGAGGGCGACCGCAACGCCTTCTACGAGCCCGGCGCCGACTATCAGCTCTCCAAGATCGGCCGGTCGTTCATCGGCGGCCTGCTCCGGCACGCCGCGGAGATCACCGCCGTCTGCAACCAGTGGGTCAACTCCTACAAGCGGCTGTGGGGCGGCGCCGAGGCGATCGCCGGGGCCGGCGGCGAGGCCCCCGCGTACATCTGCTGGGGGCACAACAACCGCTCCGCGCTCGTGCGCGTGCCCATGTACAAGCCGCACAAGGGCGGCTCGACCCGCATCGAGTTCCGCTCGGTCGACTCCTCCTGCAACCCCTACCTCGCCTTCGCCGTCATCCTGGCCGCCGGGCTCAAGGGCATCGAGGAGGGGTACGAGATGCCGCCGGGGGCCGAGGACGACGTGTGGGCGCTGACCAGCGCGGAGCGGCGGGCGCTCGGCATCCAGCCGCTGCCCCAGTCGCTCGACGAGGCGATCTCGGCGATGGAGCACAGCGAGCTGGTCGCCGAGACGCTGGGCGAGCACGTCTTCGACTACTTCCTGCGCAACAAGCGCGCGGAGTGGCAGGACTACCGCCGCCAGGTGACCGAGTTCGAGCTGGGCCGCTACCTGCCCGTGCTCTGA
- a CDS encoding ArsR/SmtB family transcription factor: MPVEWRFTPDDVARLRFAFSPMWELVASLRVLRAPGRHSLHLPWLRAVRPRLREVDLTDLFALVPVRGYVPDFLTPPPDTPLPDFAAELERVRATPPTTAYEEMVWVQTSDPAALRRFADDPAEGVRRVADQLRAYWTVAIEEFWPRIRALLEGDVMWRSRMLAAGGVRELFADLHSTVAWHGDRLVAAKNCDYVGDLGGDGLVLVPSAFSWPDVWVMYEPYLPMLCYPARGVGTLWTDGTPPCTPEALAALIGRTRAQVLTALAEPGSTSGLARRLGLTPGAVSQHLAVLSDAGLVARRRLGREVLYRRTPVGESLAAVS; encoded by the coding sequence ATGCCGGTGGAGTGGCGGTTCACGCCGGACGACGTGGCGCGGCTGCGGTTCGCGTTCTCTCCGATGTGGGAGCTGGTCGCCAGCCTCCGGGTGCTGCGCGCTCCGGGCCGCCACTCGCTGCACCTGCCGTGGCTGCGGGCCGTACGGCCGCGCCTGCGTGAGGTGGATCTCACAGATCTGTTCGCGCTGGTCCCGGTGCGCGGCTACGTGCCCGACTTCCTCACCCCGCCGCCCGACACCCCGCTGCCGGACTTCGCCGCCGAGCTGGAGCGGGTGCGCGCCACGCCGCCCACCACGGCGTACGAGGAGATGGTCTGGGTGCAGACGTCCGATCCCGCGGCGCTGCGGCGGTTCGCCGACGACCCGGCGGAGGGCGTGCGGCGGGTGGCCGACCAGCTTCGGGCGTACTGGACGGTCGCCATCGAGGAGTTCTGGCCGCGGATCCGCGCGCTGCTGGAGGGCGACGTCATGTGGCGGTCACGCATGCTGGCGGCCGGGGGAGTGCGCGAGCTGTTCGCCGACCTGCACTCGACCGTCGCCTGGCACGGCGACCGGCTCGTCGCCGCCAAGAACTGCGACTACGTGGGCGATCTCGGCGGGGACGGCCTCGTGCTCGTGCCGAGCGCCTTCTCCTGGCCCGACGTCTGGGTGATGTACGAGCCCTACCTGCCGATGCTGTGCTACCCGGCCCGGGGCGTCGGGACGCTGTGGACGGACGGCACGCCCCCCTGCACGCCCGAGGCGCTGGCCGCGCTCATCGGCCGCACCCGGGCGCAGGTGCTCACCGCGCTGGCCGAGCCGGGCTCGACCAGCGGGCTCGCCCGGCGGCTCGGCCTCACGCCGGGCGCGGTCAGCCAGCACCTCGCCGTGCTGTCCGACGCGGGCCTGGTGGCGCGGCGGCGGCTCGGCCGCGAGGTGCTCTACCGGCGCACCCCGGTCGGCGAGTCGCTCGCCGCCGTCTCCTGA